In Bradyrhizobium lablabi, one DNA window encodes the following:
- a CDS encoding phosphoglycerate kinase: protein MSKTFRTLDDVDAKGKRVLLRVDLNVPMENGRVTDATRLERVAPTITEISAKGGKVILLAHFGRPKGRDPKESLKPVATALAEVIKKEVAFADDCIGEAAQKAVAAMKDGDILCLENTRFHKEEEKNDPAFVAELAKLGDIWVNDAFSAAHRAHATTEGLGHVLPAYAGRTMQAELEALGKALEHPTKPVIAIIGGAKVSTKIDLLENLVKKVDAMVIGGGMANTFLHAQGIGIGKSLAEKDLAATALRIMEKAYEANCAIILPVDAIVAFHFAANAPSHAYGLDAIPPEGMILDVGPQSIERIIAAIDDAATLVWNGPLGAFELPPFDRGTVAAARHAAARTKAKKLISVAGGGDTVAALNQAGVAQDFTYVSTAGGAFLEWMEGKPLPGVEVLRAQ from the coding sequence ATGTCCAAAACTTTCCGCACCCTCGATGATGTCGACGCGAAGGGCAAGCGCGTGCTGCTGCGCGTCGATCTCAACGTGCCCATGGAAAATGGCCGCGTCACCGACGCGACAAGGCTCGAACGGGTCGCGCCGACCATCACCGAGATATCCGCCAAGGGCGGCAAGGTGATCCTACTCGCGCATTTCGGCCGGCCCAAGGGACGCGATCCCAAGGAATCGCTCAAGCCCGTTGCCACGGCGTTAGCGGAAGTGATCAAGAAGGAGGTCGCCTTCGCGGACGATTGCATCGGCGAGGCGGCGCAAAAAGCCGTCGCTGCGATGAAGGACGGCGACATCCTTTGCCTGGAAAACACGCGTTTTCATAAGGAAGAAGAAAAGAACGATCCGGCCTTCGTGGCTGAACTGGCAAAACTCGGCGACATCTGGGTCAATGACGCGTTCTCGGCGGCGCACCGGGCGCATGCCACGACCGAGGGCCTCGGCCATGTGCTGCCGGCCTATGCCGGCCGCACCATGCAGGCCGAGCTCGAGGCGCTCGGCAAGGCATTGGAGCACCCGACCAAGCCGGTGATTGCGATCATCGGCGGCGCCAAGGTTTCCACCAAGATCGATCTGTTGGAAAACCTCGTCAAGAAAGTCGACGCCATGGTGATCGGCGGCGGCATGGCCAACACCTTCCTGCACGCGCAGGGCATAGGCATCGGCAAGTCGCTGGCGGAGAAGGATCTGGCGGCGACTGCGCTGCGGATCATGGAAAAGGCGTATGAAGCCAATTGCGCGATCATCCTGCCCGTCGACGCCATTGTCGCATTTCACTTCGCCGCTAACGCGCCGTCGCATGCCTACGGCCTCGACGCGATCCCGCCCGAGGGCATGATCCTCGACGTCGGCCCGCAGTCGATCGAGCGGATCATTGCCGCGATCGACGACGCCGCGACCTTGGTCTGGAACGGCCCGCTCGGCGCCTTCGAGCTGCCGCCGTTCGACCGCGGCACGGTGGCGGCGGCCCGCCACGCCGCCGCGCGGACCAAGGCAAAGAAGCTGATTTCGGTCGCCGGCGGCGGCGACACGGTGGCGGCGCTCAACCAGGCCGGCGTCGCCCAGGATTTCACCTATGTTTCGACCGCGGGCGGCGCGTTTCTTGAATGGATGGAAGGCAAACCCCTGCCCGGGGTCGAGGTGCTAAGGGCACAGTGA
- the fba gene encoding class II fructose-bisphosphate aldolase (catalyzes the reversible aldol condensation of dihydroxyacetonephosphate and glyceraldehyde 3-phosphate in the Calvin cycle, glycolysis, and/or gluconeogenesis), translated as MARITLRQLLDHAAEHEYGVPAFNINNMEQALAIMDAASTVDAPVIIQASRGARSYANDIMLKHMMDAVTEIYPQIPVCVHLDHGNEPATCMTAIQAGFTSVMMDGSLKADGKTAADWDYNVGVTRTVTDMAHLGGISVEGELGVLGSLETGMGDKEDGHGAEGKLSHDQLLTNPDEAVKFVKETKVDALAIAMGTSHGAYKFTRKPDGDILAMNVIEEIHRKLPNMHLVMHGSSSVPQDLQEIINANGGKMKPTWGVPVSEIQRGIKNGVRKINIDTDNRMAMTGQIRKVLTSNPEEFDPRKYLKPAMEAMSKLCKQRLEEFNTAGQASKIKKVLTTAEMAKRYVKGELDPKVA; from the coding sequence ATGGCTCGCATCACGTTGCGTCAATTACTCGACCACGCGGCGGAACACGAATACGGCGTGCCGGCCTTTAATATCAACAACATGGAGCAGGCGCTCGCGATCATGGACGCCGCCTCCACGGTCGACGCGCCGGTCATCATCCAGGCCTCGCGCGGCGCGCGGTCCTACGCCAACGACATCATGCTCAAGCACATGATGGACGCGGTCACCGAGATCTATCCGCAGATCCCGGTCTGCGTGCATCTCGACCACGGCAACGAGCCCGCCACCTGCATGACCGCGATCCAGGCCGGTTTTACCTCGGTCATGATGGACGGCTCGCTGAAGGCCGACGGCAAGACCGCGGCCGACTGGGACTATAATGTCGGCGTCACCAGGACGGTCACCGACATGGCCCATCTCGGCGGCATCTCGGTCGAGGGCGAACTGGGCGTGCTGGGCTCGCTCGAGACCGGCATGGGCGACAAGGAAGACGGCCACGGCGCCGAGGGAAAACTCTCCCACGACCAGTTGCTCACCAATCCGGATGAGGCGGTCAAATTCGTCAAGGAGACAAAAGTCGACGCGCTGGCGATCGCGATGGGCACCTCGCACGGCGCCTACAAGTTCACCCGCAAGCCGGACGGCGACATCCTCGCCATGAACGTGATCGAGGAAATCCACCGCAAATTGCCGAACATGCATCTGGTGATGCACGGTTCGTCCTCGGTGCCGCAGGATCTGCAGGAGATCATCAACGCCAACGGCGGCAAGATGAAGCCGACCTGGGGCGTGCCGGTGTCCGAAATCCAGCGCGGCATCAAGAACGGCGTGCGCAAGATCAACATCGACACGGATAACCGCATGGCGATGACCGGCCAGATCCGAAAGGTCCTGACCAGCAATCCGGAAGAGTTCGATCCGCGCAAATATCTCAAGCCGGCGATGGAGGCGATGAGCAAGCTCTGCAAGCAGCGGCTGGAGGAATTCAACACCGCCGGTCAGGCCAGCAAGATCAAGAAAGTCCTCACCACCGCCGAGATGGCCAAGCGCTACGTCAAGGGCGAGCTCGATCCCAAAGTCGCGTGA
- a CDS encoding type II toxin-antitoxin system PemK/MazF family toxin, giving the protein MNRGDIVAVALPGAYGKPRPAVIVQADRFNHLGSITFLPFTSDVLPAEIFRILINPSSENGLQSPSQVMADKCSTLPLTKVGNVFGRLGAADLGRVERALAAFLGFV; this is encoded by the coding sequence ATGAACCGAGGGGATATCGTGGCGGTCGCTTTGCCCGGCGCATATGGCAAGCCCCGTCCCGCGGTTATCGTGCAAGCTGACCGGTTCAATCATCTTGGTTCAATAACGTTTCTGCCTTTCACCTCCGACGTTCTCCCCGCCGAAATTTTCCGCATCTTGATCAACCCAAGTTCCGAGAATGGGCTGCAGTCGCCATCTCAGGTGATGGCCGACAAGTGCAGCACGTTGCCACTGACCAAAGTGGGTAACGTGTTCGGACGTCTTGGCGCTGCCGATCTCGGAAGGGTCGAGCGAGCGCTTGCAGCCTTCTTGGGTTTTGTCTGA
- a CDS encoding antitoxin MazE family protein has protein sequence MADNAKRVQKHRDKMKAAGLKPVTIWVPDVNAPGYAEQLAREIEIINNSPDEKLLLEQLSNIEIEG, from the coding sequence ATGGCCGATAACGCAAAGCGGGTCCAAAAGCACCGAGACAAGATGAAGGCGGCCGGACTCAAGCCGGTGACGATCTGGGTTCCGGATGTAAATGCGCCGGGATATGCCGAGCAGCTCGCGCGCGAAATCGAAATCATTAACAATAGCCCAGACGAGAAGCTTCTGCTCGAACAGCTGTCCAACATCGAGATCGAAGGCTGA
- a CDS encoding 5-formyltetrahydrofolate cyclo-ligase, whose amino-acid sequence MSHATASLSKADLRAAALATRDALSGENRAAAADAIASRGLPLALPQGAVVAGYSPIRSEIDPGPLLRKLESLGARLALPAINARGQSLKFRLWHPGDRLLSGPLGILEPSPAAAEIIPDILLVPLAAFDRAGHRIGYGAGHYDRTLAQLRKSRSVTAIGLAFASQEVAVVPALQHDVALDYVLTESKILDFRSS is encoded by the coding sequence ATGTCCCATGCCACAGCAAGCCTCTCCAAAGCCGATCTCCGCGCCGCGGCGCTGGCGACGCGCGATGCATTGAGCGGCGAAAACCGCGCCGCTGCCGCCGACGCCATCGCCTCGCGCGGATTGCCGCTAGCGCTGCCGCAAGGCGCCGTCGTCGCCGGCTATTCGCCGATCCGCAGCGAGATCGATCCGGGGCCGCTGTTACGAAAACTCGAAAGCCTGGGCGCGCGGCTGGCGCTGCCGGCGATCAACGCGCGCGGGCAGTCGCTCAAATTTCGCCTCTGGCATCCCGGCGACCGATTGCTGTCCGGCCCGCTCGGCATTCTTGAGCCCTCGCCCGCGGCCGCCGAAATCATCCCCGACATCCTGCTGGTGCCGCTCGCGGCCTTCGACCGCGCCGGCCACCGCATCGGTTACGGCGCCGGGCATTACGACCGAACGCTTGCGCAATTGCGCAAATCGCGGTCGGTGACCGCGATCGGGCTTGCCTTCGCAAGCCAGGAAGTCGCGGTCGTGCCGGCGTTGCAGCACGACGTGGCGCTGGATTATGTGCTAACGGAAAGCAAGATTCTCGATTTCCGGAGCTCATAG
- the tkt gene encoding transketolase has protein sequence MTRVDHSRMANAIRALAMDAVEKAKSGHPGLPMGAADVATVLFTQFLKFDAADPRWPDRDRFILSAGHGSMLLYALLYLTGYPEMTLDEIKNFRQLGSKTPGHPENFMTPGVEATTGPLGQGISFSVGSALAERLLAAEFGEDIVDHYTYVLCSDGDLMEGVSHEAAALAGHLKLNKLIFLYDDNGITIDGPITLTDSVDQVTRFKAHGWNAVRIDGHDQKAIAAAITQAQSSDRPTLIACKTTIGFGAPTKAGTSKAHGEALGADELLAAKKALGWDYGPFEIPDDVLAAWRNVGKQGASAHADWRSRFDAMGDAQREEFTRRVIERRRPPALADTIRKLKEKLVAEPPTIATRKASEMALEALVPAMPELLLGSADLTPSNNTRTKGLKEVTPADFSGRYIHYGIREMGMASAMNGLSTHGGFAPAGGTFLCFTDYARPSMRIAALSHTPVVYIMTHDSIGLGEDGPTHQPVEHLAALRAMPNMRVFRPADAVETAECWQLALEHTTGPTVLALSRQNLTPVRVSASSENLSGHGGYQLVAAQGEAKVALFASGSEVEIAVAAQKELAARGIAARVVSVPSLDLLLAQPAEHRKAIIGNAPVKIAIEAAVRFGWDAVIGLDGIFIGMSSFGASAPAKALYKHFGITAEAAVEAAAKRLQNL, from the coding sequence ATGACCCGCGTCGATCATTCCCGTATGGCCAATGCGATCCGCGCGCTGGCGATGGATGCCGTCGAAAAGGCCAAATCCGGCCATCCCGGCCTGCCGATGGGCGCCGCCGATGTCGCAACCGTCTTGTTCACGCAGTTTTTAAAGTTCGACGCCGCCGATCCGCGCTGGCCCGACCGCGACCGTTTTATTCTCTCCGCCGGCCACGGCTCGATGCTGTTGTATGCGCTGCTCTATCTCACCGGCTATCCGGAAATGACGCTGGATGAGATCAAGAATTTCCGGCAGCTCGGCTCCAAGACCCCCGGTCACCCCGAAAATTTCATGACGCCCGGCGTCGAGGCGACGACCGGGCCACTCGGCCAGGGTATCTCGTTCTCGGTCGGCTCGGCGCTCGCCGAGCGACTGCTGGCGGCGGAATTCGGCGAGGATATCGTCGATCACTACACCTATGTGCTGTGCTCCGACGGCGATTTGATGGAGGGCGTCAGCCATGAAGCGGCAGCGCTTGCCGGGCACCTGAAACTAAACAAGCTGATTTTCCTGTATGACGACAACGGCATCACCATCGACGGCCCAATCACGCTGACCGACTCTGTCGACCAGGTGACGCGCTTCAAGGCCCATGGCTGGAACGCGGTCCGGATCGACGGCCACGACCAAAAGGCGATCGCGGCTGCGATCACGCAGGCGCAGTCGTCCGACCGACCAACGTTGATCGCCTGCAAGACCACGATCGGTTTCGGCGCGCCGACCAAAGCCGGCACCTCGAAAGCGCATGGCGAGGCGCTCGGCGCCGACGAACTGTTGGCGGCGAAGAAGGCGCTGGGCTGGGATTACGGCCCGTTCGAAATTCCCGATGACGTGCTGGCCGCCTGGCGCAATGTCGGCAAGCAGGGCGCCAGCGCCCATGCTGATTGGCGCAGCCGTTTTGACGCCATGGGCGATGCGCAACGCGAAGAATTCACAAGGCGCGTGATCGAGCGACGGCGCCCGCCGGCACTTGCCGACACCATCCGCAAATTGAAGGAAAAACTCGTCGCCGAGCCGCCGACGATTGCGACCCGCAAGGCGAGCGAGATGGCGCTCGAGGCGCTGGTCCCTGCGATGCCGGAATTGCTGCTCGGCTCGGCCGATCTCACGCCTTCCAACAACACCCGCACCAAGGGCCTGAAGGAAGTAACTCCGGCCGATTTTTCCGGCCGCTATATCCATTACGGCATCCGCGAAATGGGCATGGCGTCGGCCATGAACGGCCTATCGACCCATGGCGGCTTCGCGCCGGCCGGAGGCACCTTCCTGTGCTTTACGGACTATGCGCGGCCCTCGATGCGGATCGCGGCGCTGTCGCATACGCCGGTGGTCTACATCATGACCCACGATTCGATCGGGCTCGGCGAAGACGGGCCGACGCATCAGCCGGTCGAGCATCTGGCGGCGCTGCGCGCGATGCCGAACATGCGCGTGTTCCGCCCGGCGGATGCGGTGGAAACCGCCGAGTGCTGGCAGCTCGCGCTCGAACACACCACGGGACCTACGGTGCTGGCGCTGTCGCGGCAGAACCTGACGCCTGTGCGCGTATCGGCCAGTTCGGAAAATCTATCGGGCCATGGCGGCTACCAACTGGTGGCCGCGCAAGGTGAGGCGAAAGTGGCGCTGTTTGCCTCAGGCTCGGAGGTCGAAATCGCCGTCGCCGCGCAGAAGGAACTCGCCGCGCGCGGCATCGCGGCGCGAGTGGTCTCGGTGCCCTCGCTCGACTTGCTGCTGGCGCAGCCTGCGGAACATCGCAAGGCGATCATCGGCAACGCCCCGGTCAAGATCGCGATCGAAGCCGCGGTGCGGTTCGGCTGGGACGCAGTGATCGGCCTGGACGGGATTTTCATCGGCATGAGCTCGTTCGGCGCCAGCGCACCGGCAAAGGCGCTGTACAAGCATTTCGGAATCACGGCCGAAGCGGCCGTCGAGGCTGCGGCAAAGCGCCTGCAAAACCTCTGA
- a CDS encoding thiamine phosphate synthase: MATKPVPPRPVPRLYLATPEVDDPASLVANLPGLLAGADVAAVLLRLKPTDPRGMISRIKALAPAVQDRGAALLLDGHPELVARAGADGAHLTGIEALNEALPSLKPDRIAGIGGLATRHDSMTAGELGADYVLFGEPDARGKRPSVEAIAERLQWWAELFEPPCVGFAASREEAYEFALAGADFVLAGDFVWADPRGAAVALTEVEQAIRQAYAETSGKAKAEQG; this comes from the coding sequence ATGGCCACCAAACCCGTTCCGCCGCGCCCGGTGCCGCGTCTCTATCTCGCGACACCGGAAGTGGACGATCCCGCATCTCTGGTAGCTAACCTCCCGGGTCTCTTGGCCGGAGCCGACGTCGCGGCGGTGCTGCTGCGGCTGAAGCCAACCGACCCGCGCGGCATGATTTCGCGAATCAAAGCCTTGGCGCCCGCGGTCCAGGACCGAGGTGCTGCGCTTCTGCTCGACGGCCATCCCGAACTGGTCGCGCGGGCGGGCGCCGATGGCGCCCACCTGACCGGGATAGAAGCCCTCAATGAGGCGCTGCCTTCGCTAAAGCCCGACCGCATCGCCGGGATCGGCGGGCTTGCGACGCGGCATGATTCGATGACCGCGGGCGAGCTGGGTGCCGATTACGTGCTGTTCGGTGAGCCCGACGCGCGGGGTAAGCGGCCGTCGGTCGAGGCGATCGCCGAGCGCCTGCAATGGTGGGCCGAATTGTTCGAACCGCCCTGCGTCGGCTTTGCGGCTTCCCGCGAAGAGGCTTATGAGTTCGCGTTGGCGGGCGCGGATTTCGTCCTCGCCGGCGATTTCGTCTGGGCCGATCCCCGCGGCGCAGCAGTGGCGCTGACGGAGGTGGAGCAGGCCATCAGGCAGGCTTACGCCGAAACGTCCGGAAAAGCCAAAGCCGAACAGGGTTAG
- the gap gene encoding type I glyceraldehyde-3-phosphate dehydrogenase: MAIRVAINGFGRIGRNVLRAIAESGRKDIEVVGINDLGPVETNAHLLRFDSVHGRFPGTVTVDGDSISVGNGKIKVSAERDPTKLPWKELGVDIALECTGIFTAKDKASAHLTAGAKRVLVSAPADGADATIVYGVNHDKLTKDQLVVSNGSCTTNCLAPVAKVLNDSVGIETGFMTTIHAYTGDQPTLDTLHKDLYRGRAAAMSMIPTSTGAAKAIGLVLPELKGKLDGVSIRVPVPNVSVIDLKIVANRKTTKEEINEAMKRASEQQLKGILGYTTQPNVSIDFNHDPHSATFHMDQTKVQNGTLVRVMAWYDNEWGFSNRMADTAVAMGKLL, translated from the coding sequence ATGGCAATCCGGGTCGCGATCAACGGATTTGGCCGCATCGGCCGCAATGTGCTGCGGGCGATCGCCGAGTCCGGCCGCAAGGATATCGAGGTGGTCGGCATCAACGATCTCGGCCCGGTCGAGACCAACGCCCATTTGCTGCGCTTCGATTCGGTACATGGCCGCTTTCCGGGCACGGTGACGGTCGATGGCGATTCGATCAGCGTCGGCAACGGCAAGATCAAGGTTTCGGCCGAGCGTGATCCCACAAAACTGCCGTGGAAGGAACTCGGCGTCGACATCGCGCTGGAATGCACCGGCATCTTCACGGCGAAGGACAAGGCCTCCGCGCATCTGACCGCCGGCGCCAAGCGCGTGCTGGTGTCCGCACCGGCCGACGGAGCCGATGCGACCATCGTCTACGGCGTCAACCACGACAAACTGACAAAAGATCAGCTCGTCGTCTCCAACGGCTCCTGCACCACCAATTGCCTGGCGCCGGTGGCGAAAGTCTTGAACGACAGCGTCGGCATCGAGACCGGCTTCATGACCACGATCCACGCCTATACCGGCGACCAGCCGACCCTCGATACCCTGCACAAGGACCTCTATCGCGGCCGGGCGGCGGCGATGTCGATGATCCCGACCTCGACGGGAGCTGCGAAAGCGATCGGCCTGGTGCTGCCGGAACTGAAGGGCAAGCTCGACGGCGTCTCGATCCGGGTGCCTGTGCCGAACGTCTCGGTGATTGATCTCAAGATCGTCGCCAACCGCAAGACCACAAAGGAAGAGATCAACGAGGCGATGAAGCGCGCCTCAGAGCAGCAGCTCAAGGGCATCCTCGGCTACACCACACAGCCCAACGTCTCGATCGACTTCAACCACGATCCGCATTCCGCCACCTTCCACATGGACCAGACCAAGGTGCAGAACGGCACGCTGGTGCGGGTGATGGCGTGGTACGACAATGAATGGGGCTTTTCCAACCGCATGGCGGACACCGCCGTGGCGATGGGGAAATTGCTCTGA
- a CDS encoding tetratricopeptide repeat protein, protein MKLLRPISIVACALMLTASAAAQVSLSPPGAATPPAQPPAKPKAKAHIIAKKPAATPKPAATPAPTATVTPTPEPDDPNVDLVYGAYQRGMYKTAFDLAIKRAQDKGDPKAMTMLGELYGNAMGVKRDYAKAAEWYKRAADAGDREAMFALAMMRLAGRGGPTNREEVVKLLASSAKLGEPKAAYNLALLYLDGQTLPQDLKRAAELLRLAADAGNAEAQYALATFYKEGTGVEKNMEKAVRLLQAASLADNVDAEVEYAIALFNGTGTPQNQAAAVALLRKAAKQNSPIAQNRLARVLVGGQGAPMDKIEGLKWHIVAKTAGKGDPLLDEALAELSPEDRAKAEAAARKWLGTK, encoded by the coding sequence ATGAAGCTCCTGCGTCCGATATCGATCGTGGCCTGCGCCCTGATGCTGACCGCAAGCGCGGCGGCGCAAGTCTCGCTATCGCCTCCCGGCGCAGCGACGCCGCCCGCGCAACCGCCCGCCAAGCCGAAGGCAAAAGCCCATATCATCGCCAAGAAGCCGGCGGCGACCCCAAAGCCCGCGGCAACGCCGGCGCCGACCGCGACCGTCACGCCGACGCCCGAGCCCGACGACCCCAATGTCGACCTGGTGTACGGCGCCTATCAGCGCGGCATGTACAAGACCGCGTTCGATCTTGCGATCAAGCGCGCGCAGGACAAGGGCGATCCCAAGGCGATGACGATGCTGGGCGAACTCTACGGCAATGCGATGGGGGTCAAGCGCGACTATGCCAAGGCCGCCGAATGGTACAAGCGCGCCGCCGATGCCGGCGACCGCGAGGCCATGTTCGCGCTCGCCATGATGCGCCTCGCCGGCCGCGGCGGCCCCACCAACCGCGAGGAAGTCGTCAAACTGCTGGCGTCCTCGGCGAAGCTCGGCGAGCCAAAGGCGGCGTATAATCTGGCGCTGCTCTATCTCGACGGACAGACGCTGCCGCAGGACCTCAAACGCGCGGCGGAGTTGCTTCGGCTTGCCGCCGACGCCGGCAATGCGGAAGCGCAATACGCGCTCGCGACTTTCTACAAGGAAGGCACCGGGGTCGAGAAGAACATGGAAAAGGCGGTGCGGCTGTTGCAGGCGGCTTCGCTCGCCGACAACGTGGACGCCGAAGTCGAATATGCCATCGCGCTCTTTAACGGTACCGGCACGCCGCAGAACCAGGCCGCCGCGGTGGCGCTCTTGCGCAAGGCCGCCAAGCAAAACAGCCCGATCGCCCAAAACCGCCTGGCGCGCGTGCTGGTGGGCGGACAGGGCGCGCCGATGGACAAGATCGAGGGCCTTAAATGGCACATTGTCGCGAAAACCGCCGGCAAGGGCGACCCCCTGCTGGACGAGGCGCTCGCCGAATTAAGCCCCGAGGACCGCGCCAAGGCGGAAGCCGCCGCCCGCAAATGGCTCGGCACCAAATGA
- a CDS encoding DUF4164 domain-containing protein — protein sequence MSDRPANGAGNAEPLSVDIDAATRRLMAALDALESAVERRREADRDENELAIRIQALGVDRSRLADELDGSLVKSRRLERTNREIAERLDAAIGTIRAVLDAGETS from the coding sequence ATGAGCGATCGTCCCGCCAACGGTGCCGGCAATGCCGAGCCCCTATCCGTCGACATCGACGCCGCGACGCGGCGGCTGATGGCGGCGCTCGACGCGCTGGAAAGCGCGGTGGAACGGCGGCGCGAAGCCGATCGCGACGAGAATGAGCTGGCGATCCGGATCCAGGCGCTGGGCGTCGACCGCTCGCGGCTCGCCGACGAGCTCGATGGCTCGCTGGTCAAATCGCGAAGGCTCGAGCGCACCAACCGCGAGATTGCCGAACGGCTGGATGCGGCGATCGGCACCATCCGCGCCGTGCTCGATGCCGGAGAGACCTCATGA
- a CDS encoding cell division protein ZapA encodes MSHINVTINGRQYRMACEEGQEVRLLKLAESLESRIQSLRGKFGEIGDARLTVMAALTVCDELLDSGNRIRTLEEEIESLRDVRVAAADRARATQTAVANALNAAADRIEKTTQVLNRTIGGGVAIG; translated from the coding sequence ATGAGCCATATCAACGTCACCATCAACGGCCGGCAATACCGGATGGCCTGCGAGGAGGGGCAGGAGGTGCGGCTGTTAAAGCTCGCCGAGTCTCTCGAATCGCGCATCCAAAGCCTGCGCGGCAAGTTCGGCGAGATCGGCGACGCGCGGCTCACCGTGATGGCGGCGCTGACGGTGTGCGACGAACTGCTCGATTCCGGCAACCGCATCCGCACCCTGGAAGAGGAGATCGAGTCGCTGCGCGACGTCCGTGTCGCCGCCGCCGATCGCGCCCGGGCGACGCAGACAGCCGTCGCCAATGCGCTGAACGCCGCCGCCGACCGGATCGAGAAAACGACGCAGGTCTTGAACCGCACCATCGGCGGCGGGGTCGCGATCGGGTAG
- a CDS encoding inositol monophosphatase family protein, with the protein MLHSALINVMVKAARHAGRSLKRDLGEIENLQVSLKGPANFVSLADKRAEEMLHDDLTKARPGYGFIGEEGGSRIGDDKAHTWIVDPLDGTTNFLHGIPHFAISIGLQREGTLIAGVIYNPANDELYTAERGKGAFLNDQRLRVAGRRKLSDTVIACGLPHIGRGDFELSRAELAEIQPRVAGLRRFGAASLDMAFVAAGRLDGYWERNLQAWDMAAGQIILRESGGIVSGIEGDDDPLKTGNVICGNEFIHAELVKILKPLGK; encoded by the coding sequence ATGCTGCATTCAGCCCTCATCAACGTCATGGTCAAAGCCGCGCGCCACGCCGGCCGCAGTCTCAAGCGCGATCTCGGCGAGATCGAGAACCTCCAGGTGTCGCTGAAGGGGCCGGCCAATTTTGTCTCTCTCGCCGACAAGCGCGCCGAGGAGATGCTGCACGACGACCTGACCAAGGCGCGGCCGGGCTACGGTTTTATCGGCGAGGAGGGCGGGTCGCGTATTGGCGACGACAAAGCCCACACCTGGATCGTCGATCCGCTCGACGGCACCACCAATTTCCTGCATGGCATCCCGCACTTTGCGATCTCGATCGGCCTGCAGCGCGAGGGCACGCTGATTGCCGGCGTCATCTACAATCCCGCCAATGACGAGCTCTATACCGCCGAGCGCGGCAAGGGCGCCTTCCTCAACGATCAGCGCTTGCGCGTCGCCGGCCGCCGCAAGCTTTCCGACACAGTGATCGCCTGCGGGCTGCCGCATATCGGCCGCGGCGATTTCGAATTGTCGCGCGCAGAGCTTGCCGAAATCCAGCCGCGCGTGGCGGGCCTGCGCCGGTTCGGCGCGGCCTCGCTCGACATGGCCTTCGTCGCCGCCGGCCGCCTCGACGGCTATTGGGAACGCAATCTGCAAGCGTGGGACATGGCGGCGGGGCAAATCATCCTGCGCGAATCCGGCGGCATCGTCTCAGGCATCGAAGGCGACGACGACCCGCTGAAAACCGGCAACGTGATCTGCGGCAATGAATTCATTCATGCCGAGCTGGTGAAGATTTTGAAGCCGCTGGGGAAGTGA